Proteins encoded by one window of Pseudochaenichthys georgianus chromosome 9, fPseGeo1.2, whole genome shotgun sequence:
- the LOC117452581 gene encoding uncharacterized protein — translation MPISPEENRDELREDSRSQSPGHSEKTEISRWDSETGWRRSFTGVRAKSANAILFVSPFCTPGKDQVTLQTEAQTTDTENQAEVKPKQGEHTGVDGESETGNPTNETNVIKDAKQANAVVNLDETLRCVSIHTGTVPYLSIGTVQNKPTSEDFNKQDTDAGQRSQRVIGRISTWPPTASQWQARCTMKEEEEGSEEFTDWTLKCSGEVVKGLKKEQHPFASDQDKQEGETEKNQDGPLEMSMTSQALKLNDETLFLSEDLSHADRLEEQLKQQEEGIQDVANLTQNLNQNLNQNLNQNLNQAPNQDQKSAGNAESKSSKTRSEASRQRVMKAPSGGASPDDETLLSGNQYAFMDLLHEVSQNHGRTTRDRWRQIHVTKQRQRGRGAEDEHVPDIK, via the coding sequence ATGCCCATCAGTCCAGAAGAAAACAGGGACGAGTTAAGAGAAGACAGCCGATCTCAGTCTCCGGGACACTCTGAGAAGACAGAAATCAGCCGGTGGGACTCAGAGACGGGATGGAGGAGATCCTTCACTGGAGTCAGAGCTAAGTCAGCAAATGCTATTCTCTTTGTGTCTCCTTTCTGTACTCCTGGGAAAGATCAAGTGACTTTACAAACTGAGGCTCAGACAACTGACACAGAAAACCAAGCGGAAGTGAAGCCGAAACAGGGAGAGCACACCGGAGTAGACGGAGAAAGTGAGACAGGAAATCCCACAAATGAAACCAATGTAATAAAAGATGCTAAACAAGCCAATGCTGTTGTGAATCTAGATGAAACCCTGCGCTGTGTGTCTATACATACTGGCACTGTACCTTATCTGAGCATTGGTACAGTCCAGAATAAACCGACTTCTGAGGATTTTAACAAACAGGACACTGatgcaggtcaaaggtcacagagagtGATAGGGAGGATCTCCACCTGGCCTCCAACTGCAAGTCAGTGGCAGGCAAGGTGTACaatgaaggaggaggaggagggctcTGAAGAGTTCACTGACTGGACACTGAAGTGTTCAGGTGAGGTGGTGAAAGGGTTAAAGAAAGAGCAGCATCCCTTTGCTTCTGATCAGGATAAGCAGGAAGGGGAAACTGAGAAAAATCAAGATGGTCCCTTAGAAATGAGCATGACATCCCAGGCCTTAAAACTAAACGATGAGACCCTCTTTCTCAGTGAGGACCTTTCCCACGCTGACAGGCTAGAAGAGCAGCTaaagcagcaggaggaggggATTCAGGATGTTGCAAACCTGACTCAAAACCTGAATCAGAACCTGAATCAGAACCTGAATCAGAACCTGAATCAGGCTCCAAACCAAGATCAGAAATCTGCAGGAAATGCTGAAAGCAAGAGCAGCAAGACGAGGAGTGAAGCGAGCAGGCAGAGGGTGATGAAGGCTCCCTCCGGTGGAGCCTCGCCCGATGATGAGACCCTGCTGTCGGGCAACCAGTACGCCTTCATGGACCTCCTGCACGAGGTGTCCCAGAACCACGGCCGCACCACCCGAGACCGGTGGAGGCAGATCCACGTCACCAAGCAGAGGCAGAGGGGTCGAGGGGCCGAGGATGAACACGTACCTGACATCAAATAG
- the camsap1b gene encoding LOW QUALITY PROTEIN: calmodulin-regulated spectrin-associated protein 1-B (The sequence of the model RefSeq protein was modified relative to this genomic sequence to represent the inferred CDS: inserted 2 bases in 1 codon) has product MDVDLCAGGDSTRRKVDLAGVSDVTMDLVPLEMYDSARAKIAANLRWLFAKAYGIDHIPEDLRDPFYTDQYEQEHIKPPVIHLLLSCELYCRVCALILKTEQAASLQSHLSVIQALSRKGIYVVESDDTPVTDEDLACVPIKMSAHMPMIDALMMAYTVEMISIEKVVTSVKRFSTFSASKELPFDLEDAMVFWINKVNMKMREIAEREHKVKHHPLESPSHQKSPSKWYWKLVPVRYRREHASGRQLPFFPLLEDLMRDVCDGAAMLTVVNYYCPDLMKLEDICLKEVPSIADSLYNIRLLKEFANEYLNKSFYLTLEDMLYSPLVLKHNVMVFIAELFWWFETVKPEFVQPRDLQEFKDARATAQPKCARPSVPISNATKRSFLASPAVADNQSSPEVCNRYFLHPEDSEPLKGGPTFSPSHPLLPLRQRQQKQGEDVAGVRSRSNSLTQMEAPPRASVVAWPDKRQRPMSTLGPYMFHSATDSDADVASGDSVSLARSISKDSLASNVINVTPKHQSAVHQPLQTAMRRVNGHSLLGNVNIEDEEDTEAPVIPKRVEGTQAAATAGPKPSAGSKTPXTDSFYLEPLMPSVIKPAKEKSVCLNKEEESGEGPHSSGRGSLRRGDGSTSAVRRKAPSGLNQTFSPPGQETDLSEEPQQAPAESHPVVTSSMDPSPREPAGGFYLHSDSEEPKPSQVLDAELEDLDEEEEDLDEAVTTKDPNRPSKAFNEDEEEESAKLQEDMNVKEHEDKDMNGGSGRSSPCLSAHSQASGSVRMTSFAERKAQQQRFGSNHDLRSSASSSQRTTPDGSECSGPLPSSWRLKRDQSPSSPLGGCGRIGDGSGSIVLSSEIIQLRMQLEEKRRAIEHQKKKMEVLSARQRQKLGKAAFLHIVKKGKSDTLPNPLKADISKDELGREKAVSSKDDMCVGAVTGGKEVAGPPPSAALEADKVATSDSFYLEEELDLNECSRSIELLNDAIGSIQQQMMQLSLQQDKLMKQNAHPSPGPAPTPPVTTDKNSDSKGKAGFQFVEHLSTSCTTPTRKPPKLTSARGSRSKPSELKIAKEQSRQPSRTLTPTQSGSETLPHVRQLAGGRSPRAEQPHSPRTPTAAETIDRPGSGHIRSVNFRLHDEANIRLPARVDLKAVAAPEVSFEEFLSSTLRGPDLSSDGSGKENVPSDEGQCNRSHLIEVDLSELKDPEEQEAAVVSMTEADGEQKSGMGFFFKDEEKAEDELAKRRAAFLLKQQKKAKEAQLRKQQLESESELKRDEARQKAEEDRLRKEDEKTRRELIKQEYLRRKQQEVLEEQGLVKPKIPKTPKPKQKHQHRPKSVFREESLQDNLSKCPSTSDNLSSAQSGSSLSLASAATNEADSVNSGGAGSQRCDSVESFPGSRNNSRTAERDWDNGSTASSITSMAEYTGPKLFKEPSAKSNKPIIHNAISHCCLAGKVNEPQKNQILEELEKCESNHLMILFRDGGCQFRALYSYFPDIEEMQKLTGTGPKTITKKMIDKLYKYSSDRKQFTVIPAKTVSVSVDAITIHNHLWQAKRGTVPKKSGK; this is encoded by the exons AGTGCTCACATGCCCATGATTGATGCCCTGATGATGGCGTACACAGTGGAGATGATCAGCATCGAGAAAGTGGTGACTTCTGTCAAACGCTTCTCTACCTTCAGTGCCTCCAAGGAGCTGCCCTTTGACCTGGAGGACGCCATGGTCTTCTGGATCAACAAG GTGAACATGAAGATGAGGGAGATTGCGGAACGGGAGCATAAAGTCAAGCACCACCCCCTGGAGTCCCCCAGCCACCAAAAG TCTCCCTCCAAATGGTATTGGAAGCTAGTCCCT GTACGGTACCGCCGGGAGCACGCTTCAGGCCGACAGCTGCCCTTCTTCCCTCTGCTGGAGGACCTGATGAGGGATGTTTGTGACGGAGCTGCAATGCTCACTGTGGTCAACTACTACTGCCCGGACCTCATGAAGCTGGAGG ATATTTGCCTGAAGGAAGTCCCCTCCATCGCTGACAGCCTCTACAACATCAGGCTACTCAAAGAGTTCGCCAACGAGTATCTGAATAAAAGTTTCTATCTGACGTTGGAGGATATGCTCTACTCGCCACTTGTGCTCAAG CACAATGTGATGGTGTTCATTGCTGAGCTCTTCTGGTGGTTTGAGACCGTCAAGCCCGAGTTTGTCCAGCCCAGAGATCTGCAAGAGTTCAAAGATG CTCGAGCTACAGCTCAGCCCAAGTGTGCCCGCCCGTCAGTGCCTATCTCCAACGCCACCAAACGCAGCTTCCTGGCTAGCCCTGCTGTGGCCGATAACCAGAGCAGCCCTGAAGTCTGTAACCGGTACTTCCTGCACCCCGAAGACTCTGAGCCCCT TAAAGGGGGTCCAACCTTCAGTCCTTCCCACCCACTCCTGCCCCTCCGACAGAGGCAACAGAAGCAAGGAGAAGATGTGGCGG GTGTCAGAAGCCGCTCCAACTCCCTGACTCAGATGGAAGCACCACCCCGAGCCTCTGTGGTTGCATGGCCCGACAAGAGGCAGAG ACCCATGTCCACGCTGGGCCCCTACATGTTCCACTCGGCCACAGACAGTGACGCAGACGTTGCCTCTGGAGACAGTGTGAGTCTGGCTCGCTCCATAAGCAAGGACAGCCTGGCGTCCAACGTCATCAACGTCACACCTAAACACCAGAGTGCTGTGCACCAGCCTCTACAGACTGCCATGCGCAGAGTGAACGGCCACAGCCTTCTGGGTAATGTCAACAttgaggatgaggaggacactgaagcTCCCGTCATACCCAAACGGGTCGAAGGGACGCAAGCAGCTGCCACCGCGGGACCCAAACCTTCGGCTGGGTCCAAAACCCC AACAGATAGCTTTTACCTAGAACCACTGATGCCTTCTGTGATCAAGCCAGCGAAAGAGAAGTCTGTATGCCTAAACAAGGAGGAAGAGAGTGGCGAGGGGCCGCACTCTTCAGGTAGGGGCTCTCTGCGCCGAGGAGATGGATCTACGTCGGCCGTTCGGAGGAAAGCTCCCTCCGGCCTTAACCAAACCTTCAGCCCTCCAGGTCAGGAGACGGACCTGTCGGAGGAGCCTCAACAGGCTCCGGCAGAGTCCCACCCTGTTGTTACCAGCAGCATGGACCCCTCGCCCAGAGAGCCAGCGGGGGGCTTCTACCTTCACTCAGATTCTGAAGAACCAAAACCTAGCCAGGTCCTGGACGCGGAGCTGGAAGACctggacgaggaggaggaggatctgGACGAAGCTGTTACCACTAAAGACCCCAACAGGCCAAGCAAAGCCTTTAACGAAGACGAGGAAGAAGAGTCGGCTAAACTCCAAGAGGACATGAATGTGAAAGAGCACGAGGACAAAGACATGAATGGGGGCAGCGGGCGCTCCAGCCCCTGCCTCAGCGCTCACTCCCAGGCCAGCGGCAGCGTGCGCATGACCTCCTTCGCCGAGCGCAAAGCGCAGCAGCAGCGCTTCGGCAGCAACCACGACCTTCGATCCAGTGCCTCCAGCTCCCAGAGGACCACTCCCGATGGGTCAGAGTGCAGCGGGCCCCTCCCGTCCTCCTGGAGGCTTAAAAGGGACCAAAGCCCCTCCTCACCACTGGGAGGATGCGGCCGTATAGGCGATGGTAGCGGCTCTATTGTACTCTCTTCTGAAATCATCCAGCTCCGGATGCAGCTGGAGGAGAAACGGCGTGCCATCGAGCaccagaagaagaagatggaAGTGCTGTcagcgaggcagaggcagaagcTGGGGAAGGCAGCCTTCCTGCACATCGTAAAGAAAGGCAAGAGTGACACGTTACCCAACCCGCTGAAAGCCGACATCTCTAAAGACGAGCTGGGTCGGGAGAAGGCAGTATCAAGTAAAGATGATATGTGTGTTGGTGCCGTGACGGGGGGCAAAGAGGTGGCGGGACCACCCCCATCAGCAGCTTTGGAAGCAGACAAGGTAGCGACCAGCGACAGCTTCTACCTGGAGGAAGAGTTGGACCTGAATGAGTGCAGCCGCTCCATCGAGCTGCTGAACGACGCCATCGGCAGCATCCAGCAGCAGATGATGCAGCTGTCTCTGCAGCAGGACAAGTTGATGAAACAGAACGCACACCCCTCGCCGGGCCCTGCTCCAACTCCTCCTGTCACCACGGACAAAAACAGTGACTCTAAGGGGAAGGCAGGCTTCCAGTTCGTGGAGCACCTCTCCACCTCCTGCACCACGCCCACCAGGAAGCCCCCCAAGCTGACCTCCGCCCGGGGCTCCAGGTCCAAACCATCAGAGCTGAAGATCGCTAAGGAGCAGAGCCGGCAGCCCTCCAGGACCCTCACCCCCACCCAAAGTGGGTCAGAGACATTACCACACGTACGGCAGTTAGCTGGGGGCCGGTCCCCCAGGGCCGAGCAGCCCCACAGCCCCAGaacccccacagcagcagagacTATCGACAGGCCGGGCTCCGGCCACATCCGGAGCGTTAACTTCCGCCTCCACGACGAGGCCAACATCCGCCTGCCGGCCCGGGTGGACTTGAAGGCGGTGGCTGCCCCAGAAGTGTCCTTTGAAGAGTTCCTGTCCAGCACCCTGAGGGGGCCCGACCTCTCTTCAGACGGGTCAGGCAAGGAGAATGTACCGTCAGACGAGGGGCAGTGCAACAGATCCCACCTGATCGAGGTGGACCTGTCGGAGCTGAAAGACCCCGAGGAGCAGGAGGCTGCGGTGGTCTCCATGACGGAGGCGGATGGAGAGCAGAAGTCCGGCATGGGCTTCTTCTTCAAG GATGAGGAGAAGGCGGAGGATGAGCTTGCCAAGAGGAGAGCAGCGTTTCTGCTGAAGCAGCAGAAGAAAGCCAAGGAGGCTCAACTCCGTAAACAACAACTGGAATCCGAATCAGAGCTCAAACGAGATGAAGCCAG ACAAAAGGCGGAGGAGGACCGCCTGCGTAAAGAAGACGAGAAGACGAGGCGGGAGCTGATAAAGCAGGAGTATCTGCGGAGGAAGCAGCAGGAGGTTTTGGAGGAACAAGGCCTGGTGAAGCCCAAAATCCCCAAAACCCCCAAACCCAAGCAGAAACACCAACACCGACCCAAGTCTGTGTTCCGAGAGGAATCCCTCCAAGACAATCTCTCCAAGTGCCCTTCCACAT CTGACAACCTGAGCAGCGCCCAGTCCGGCTCCAGCCTGTCCCTGGCCTCCGCCGCCACCAACGAGGCTGACAGCGTCAACTCTGGAGGGGCGGGCTCTCAGCG CTGTGACTCTGTGGAGTCGTTTCCAGGCAGCCGTAACAACAGCCGAACTGCAGAGAGAGACTGGGACAACGGCTCCACCGCGTCCTCCATCACTTCCATGGCTGAATATACTG GTCCCAAACTGTTCAAGGAGCCCAGTGCCAAGTCCAATAAGCCAATCATCCACAATGCAATCTCCCACTGCTGCCTGGCTGGCAAAGTCAACGAGCCTCAGAAGAACCAGATCCTCGAG GAGTTGGAGAAGTGCGAGTCCAACCACCTGATGATCCTGTTCCGTGACGGCGGCTGCCAGTTCCGGGCGCTCTACTCGTACTTCCCCGACATCGAGGAGATGCAGAAGCTGACGGGAACGGGACCCAAGACCATCACCAAGAAGATGATCGACAAGCTGTACAAGTACAGCTCCGACAGGAAGCAGTTCACCGTCATCCCCGCCAAGACTGTGTCCGTCAGCGTGGACGCCATCACCATCCACAACCACCTGTGGCAGGCCAAGAGAGGCACCGTGCCAAAGAAAAGCGGGAAATAA